A window of Castanea sativa cultivar Marrone di Chiusa Pesio chromosome 1, ASM4071231v1 contains these coding sequences:
- the LOC142638351 gene encoding NAC domain-containing protein 100-like produces MENVSTTAKEDEQIELPPGFRFHPTDEELITHYLSPKVLDANFSTVAIGEVDLNKCEPWDLPWRAKMGEKEWYFFCIRDRKYPTGLRTNRATDAGYWKATGKDKEIYKGKALVGMKKTLVFYKGRAPKGEKSNWVMHEYRLEGKYSGYNLPKTARNEWVICRVFNKTSGGKKNHISGLMKLSSYANESCPSLLPPLMDSSPYNSETRTGTGETSHVTCFSNPMEDHKTKERMVDNFNTGLLAASSSLSPSYISSAPNSAYCTNMGNLQYSDTALMQDQLFRMLFENHAVNMKQNMKAEFSSETGFSADMSSVVSNHDMARRSFEDQDDPSNSGGPVDIDCLWNY; encoded by the exons atggaAAACGTTTCCACTACTGCAAAAGAAGATGAACAAATAGAATTGCCACCGGGTTTTCGATTTCACCCGACTGATGAGGAGCTTATAACTCACTACCTATCTCCAAAGGTTCTTGACGCCAACTTCTCAACTGTAGCAATCGGTGAGGTTGATTTGAACAAGTGTGAACCTTGGGATTTGCCAT GGAGAGCTAAAATGGGTGAGAAGGAATGGTATTTCTTCTGTATTAGAGACAGAAAGTACCCAACTGGTTTGAGGACAAATAGGGCTACTGATGCCGGGTATTGGAAAGCCACAGGCAAAGACAAGGAGATATACAAAGGGAAAGCACTGGTTGGAATGAAGAAAACTCTTGTTTTCTACAAGGGGAGGGCTCCAAAAGGAGAAAAATCCAATTGGGTCATGCATGAATATAGATTAGAGGGCAAATATTCTGGATACAATCTCCCAAAAACGGCCAGG AATGAGTGGGTTATATGCAgagtttttaacaaaacatcAGGTGGAAAGAAAAACCACATTTCAGGGTTAATGAAGCTAAGCTCCTATGCTAACGAGTCGTGCCCTTCACTATTGCCTCCATTGATGGATTCATCTCCATACAACAGTGAAACAAGAACAGGTACTGGTGAGACATCTCACGTGACCTGCTTCTCCAATCCAATGGAGGACCATAAGACAAAGGAACGCATGGTTGATAACTTCAACACTGGTCTCTTAGCTGCCTCATCTTCCTTAAGCCCTTCCTATATTTCCTCTGCTCCAAACTCTGCCTACTGCACAAACATGGGAAATTTGCAATACTCAGACACTGCTTTGATGCAAGACCAATTATTCAGGATGTTGTTTGAAAATCATGCTGTAAACATGAAGCAGAATATGAAAGCAGAGTTCTCGTCCGAAACAGGCTTTAGTGCCGATATGTCGTCGGTGGTATCCAATCATGACATGGCTAGGAGATCATTTGAGGATCAAGACGATCCATCAAATTCTGGTGGACCAGTAGACATTGATTGTCTATGGAATTACTGA